The genomic DNA AGTTACGCCTTCAGGCTCCTGAGGTGAAGATTCTGCAGGCAGCGTGCGGTGAGCAGTTCCCAGGGTTTTTTTGGGTGCTGTGCGGTTCACGCAAGGGTTCATTTTAAGCACGTAGATTAATGAATGTCAACACAGAGGCTCAGGTTCCTGCATTCACTAGTGCCGGATGCACTCAGGTTCCCGTGTCGCTTTCTGCGGTGCTTCGTGCACACacgtaatgaaaacaaaatgagggCAGTCCTCCTCCTGGTCTCAACCTGGTTAGATGCTGTATTAAAAGCCGTAGCACATCGTTTTGGACACATGAGTGCTTTACTGTCAGGACATAGGATCTGCTGAGTGATTAGGAAGCACGCAACACCTTGATCGTTGTACTGGACAAAAACTCCTGCTTATGCGACTGAGCGTTGAAATGCAGGAAAATCGCATCTGTCTTGTTCccaatccccacccccatcccattcTGTTATGCAGGAAAATCGCATCTGTCTTGTTCccaatccccacccccatcccattcTGTTATGAGATTGTCATCAGTGTGTTAGTCTGGGCGGTTGTCAAGCTTGGGCGTTTGATTTCCATTGTTCTGAGTTCTGGACTTTGACCCCTCTGATGCCAAGCCTGAGTGAGTGACTGAATTCCAGTCTAGACCAGCAAAGGTGGAAGGTTGTGCTGGGGAGTTGGGGACTGAGGGTCGGGCGGGGCTCCTTGGAATCACAGTTACTGTTTGCATGGAGGAGCATGGACTCATCTCCCATGTACCTGTGCCCCCAAATCCCAGCCCTCCTCCAGAATCCTGTCTTCCCTCCTCTGTGAGGCTGTGAAcctgtattcaggtgctcctggGCCTGGTGAAGGTGATTATCGAAATTTGGCGGTCCCCATGGACACAAACACCGTTGAATAAACTAAGAACAGACGCCCAGCAGAGAAAAACTAATTCCCCAGTCAGAGGAATTTTCCCAGAATGTTTAATCATTTCACAAACAGATCTGGGTTTCCTGCCCTTCAGATGCTCAGAGGCGTTGGGTGTCAGGTGCGTGTTGAAAGGCCTGAGATGAGAAACACTTGAGTGTTAGGAACAAAGATCTCCAGCATCTTCCTGGCCCTTGAACGAGTTCCCTGCCTGCATTACAATGAACTGCTTGAATAATTGCCGTCTTTTTCCGTTTGCAGGGGACTCTGGCATCTCAGAACACAAAAATGATTTCATCCATAGTCATTTCACAGCTGATTGATGAGAATAAATCAAAAGAGAATGGGGCCGAGTTGCCTGTGCCGTGTGCGTATCCCATGAAGCTATCGCTGGCTAATCGCAGCGGAGTCACTATTAACAGGGCCTTCGAGTTCCTTCCCGGTAGACTAGGAATTCAGACGCTGGCGGGGGAGCGAGGACCTGCGACAGAGCCGCCGCGCAAAGAGGAGAAGCCATGCGGTGGCTCCCAGAAGGGATTTGCTTCCATCACCATCACGGCCAGGCGCGTGGGGCCCCCTGCCAGCACCCTGGTGTGGGAGGCTGTCGGGGACCCGCTCTGCATCAAGTGCAGGGCCCAGGATGCTCTGCTTGGGGACCCCTCTGCTCTGGCTGGTGGTGCCGATCCAAGTCGGCACCATGGACCTTTCACCTGTACAGAATTCTCCAGAAACAGCTCTGTGATGGGGATGAAGGTCCCTGAAGGCCACGCACGGCTGTGTGAGGGACACGAGTACTGGATCACCAATGTGGACAGCAGGGAGGACCATTTTTCTCCAAGCACCCCACGGTCACAGGAGGGAAAGAGCCCGCTGGTGTTCAGCTCCTGTGTCCATCTCAGAGTGTCTCAGCCGTGTCCAAATTCCGTCTACTATCTGGACAGGTCCCTGTCTGTCCCCATTGAGCCACCTCGACTTGCTGGCCCTAAGGTGCACAGATCCGTTCTGTCCCTCAACCTAAGTTGCAGTTCACACAGACTGACACCAGATGGAGTAGATGGCACAGCTAACGGAGAGCCGATAAGCAGCGCCTTGAAGCTGGAGCTCACGGAGGGAAACCAAAACCTCCTAGGCCCTCGCTGGAACCTAGGTTTGCAAGAAAGTTTCTTGAAGGAAAACCCATCGTTGGGGCGGGTACATTTGGGGACCGCGGGAACCGGCATGTGTCCTTGGAGAGGCTCTCCTCCACTGGAAAATACAGCTGCGGGAAGTAACCAGGTCACtgtgagaaaagggaaggaggaccACGCAGCTCATTGTCACACCGGTGGTCATGGTCATGCCAAGCAACTGTCCATTCACATCCCGGGCTGGAGCTACACGGCAGGTGAGTGACACTCCCATCCTCCCTCCACCAAGTGCAGACCCCTCCCCACTTCAGGTAATTGGTGTGATTGCCAAGGTGCGTAGTGAGTGAGTTTCTTCTACGTAACTTATTCCAAGAAGCAGTTCTCAGTAATTGCTTCATCTACTCCACTCAGAGTTGACCGCTGATAGCTCCGTGTTGATGTCTGGTTTGGATAGATTTTCCCAGATGATGCTTTTGTAGATCATGAAAGGCCTTCCCTCAAACTTTTGTTTCCATCAGTAGCTCCAGACCATATATAATGAGTAGGGGACTCTACCCCAAGTGAAGTTCATTTAGGCCCTTGTCATTCCAAAACAGGATGAGAAGAGCCAGGGGCCGTCCACTCCCAGATGTTTTGTCCCTCTGGTCTGAACATCTGCACATCTGGAAGTCTCCAGAGTTCTGCACTTTTAACTTTTCAGTCGGGTAGTTGATGCTGATGGGTTGGCCTTAGAAACCTAGACCACAAAACTCCATAATggagtgtttgtgtgtgagagtgtgtataGTAATTACGGGACATTTTCAAAAAGAGGCAAACCTGGGACTCTCCACACCAAACAGCAGAAGCGGTAGTTTTCTGATTCTTTAGTTGTGTTTTCTGGGGCAACTCGGCTGGGATTTGATACCTTTCCGCCACGGCCAGGGTCAGGCAGAATTCCCAAGGTCAGCTGTCCTGGGCACCCTTTACCTTTCTTGGGAGATCGGGGGTAGAGGGGGAACAGGCCTTAGCCAGAGGCCAGACTTCTCTCCTTCCCCGTGTACACTTCCGCAAGAGATTCTGGGTTACGAATTAGTGACTTTCCACTTGGGggaaatattcaaatataatagTGGTAAAATTGAAAATGTGTCATATGCATAATTTACAGTGCAATTTTTGTCCATTAAAagctttattaattaataaaaatgactgtaaaacattttaaagctgtAATGTGCATAGGAATGTTAAATGATGCAATTGATTTTAACAAGTGTATGTATATTGAATGCTCAGATTTTTAAGGCAATTTGACGTGGCTTTCGGACTGCTTAGGCTGTTGAATGCGTCTGAGTCTGGCAGACTTATTGCAAGAGGGGAAACATAAGCAGCCGTCAGTGTTGCAAAGCTGGGCTTCACTCTGGGCTTTAAAGACATTTCTCAAGCCAGCCATTTCTTCTTCCTCGTTGAGGAAGAGTCTGGAAATATACGACCTACATTGTTGTAGGCTCCCCCACTGAAGCATACCCTAGTCTTTGTGCTATGAAATGGTAACTTGGATTTATAGCACTTTCACCAAAGGAGCCTTAAAAATCACCAGCGCCAGATCTCAAACATTCATCTCAGAGGAGGGGAGCGTATGAGCAGAGAAAATCCCTACGTCTTATTTTTGGCTTTGGCGCAGACAAGATTTTTGATTGTGACTTTGTGAGATGACTACTCCTATAATTGATTTTCTTAGGCAAAGAGTGCAAGTTAATTTTTACTTCCCATGGGCCGACTTCCCCCAGAATAGGTCTAATCCCAAAGATTCACCTGTGGAGCATTTGAATGGCTCTAAAGCACATGACCTCATTCTACCATTTGAGGAAGGAGATATTTATGGCGGCCAGGTCACCTTTCTTAGAGTTGCTGATCTGTTATTTTCCAGCACGTGGAACATGGACATGCCACACTAACTCtgattctgtttcctcatctgggtaACTAGAGAAGGGGTTGGATTTGGTGTTCAATTTTTCAAGCTTAAGTTCCCCTTAAGcttgaaaatatttctgttctatttttctgAGATGAAATCTATAAGGAAAAGAGGTTCCAGGTGACTCTGGGTCCCTCAGTCATGAAGTTCAAAGCTATACAACCTTGGGCTCACTGTTTAGGACACACATGTCCATGTGTACaaatgcacactcacacacacacgcacgcacgcatgcatgcacacacacatccctgTACGGTTGTGCTCTCTCACTTAGGAACTAATTTGCAATGGAATGCATTTCTTCCCGGGTGATAAGAAAGC from Phocoena phocoena chromosome 16, mPhoPho1.1, whole genome shotgun sequence includes the following:
- the C16H10orf90 gene encoding (E2-independent) E3 ubiquitin-conjugating enzyme FATS isoform X3, yielding MQPSGISTKTLQKGYAARHAETAIHRTFQIKTFSTELKNHVMVMDFVKRNWFPSQRRAKVCIIHMYQGLKTAEQTASRYEIHSRLFSSPKDRSAWERNEGLSNAGLRDNQYSPLDHFALKNLQSDVPEKKSDFTEGTLASQNTKMISSIVISQLIDENKSKENGAELPVPCAYPMKLSLANRSGVTINRAFEFLPGRLGIQTLAGERGPATEPPRKEEKPCGGSQKGFASITITARRVGPPASTLVWEAVGDPLCIKCRAQDALLGDPSALAGGADPSRHHGPFTCTEFSRNSSVMGMKVPEGHARLCEGHEYWITNVDSREDHFSPSTPRSQEGKSPLVFSSCVHLRVSQPCPNSVYYLDRSLSVPIEPPRLAGPKVHRSVLSLNLSCSSHRLTPDGVDGTANGEPISSALKLELTEGNQNLLGPRWNLGLQESFLKENPSLGRVHLGTAGTGMCPWRGSPPLENTAAGSNQVTVRKGKEDHAAHCHTGGHGHAKQLSIHIPGWSYTAGDYTCCDLVVKIKECKKREQPTTPEPEPVPTEPENPQGPETHDLPEDCSKSQQMPAGSLTLQEALEVRKPQFISRSQERLKKLEHMVQQRKAQQKESLGQKQSLLPVRANKKQFTVPHPLSDNLFKPKERYISEKEMHMRSRRIYNNLPEVRKKKEEQKKRVILQSNRLRAEVFKKQLLDQLLQRNAV
- the C16H10orf90 gene encoding (E2-independent) E3 ubiquitin-conjugating enzyme FATS isoform X2 is translated as MSLKHQWNMIRLSEEGLRDNQYSPLDHFALKNLQSDVPEKKSDFTEGTLASQNTKMISSIVISQLIDENKSKENGAELPVPCAYPMKLSLANRSGVTINRAFEFLPGRLGIQTLAGERGPATEPPRKEEKPCGGSQKGFASITITARRVGPPASTLVWEAVGDPLCIKCRAQDALLGDPSALAGGADPSRHHGPFTCTEFSRNSSVMGMKVPEGHARLCEGHEYWITNVDSREDHFSPSTPRSQEGKSPLVFSSCVHLRVSQPCPNSVYYLDRSLSVPIEPPRLAGPKVHRSVLSLNLSCSSHRLTPDGVDGTANGEPISSALKLELTEGNQNLLGPRWNLGLQESFLKENPSLGRVHLGTAGTGMCPWRGSPPLENTAAGSNQVTVRKGKEDHAAHCHTGGHGHAKQLSIHIPGWSYTAVETKVFSGSREKQQEGAHVTVSASPVEQKLVEDPLPDGSSSPSNSCQSSDLSEPAESQQQSLPKLSFPLPGSLCPFQDLCTSLQEDHSVQIEREFLEGDYTCCDLVVKIKECKKREQPTTPEPEPVPTEPENPQGPETHDLPEDCSKSQQMPAGSLTLQEALEVRKPQFISRSQERLKKLEHMVQQRKAQQKESLGQKQSLLPVRANKKQFTVPHPLSDNLFKPKERYISEKEMHMRSRRIYNNLPEVRKKKEEQKKRVILQSNRLRAEVFKKQLLDQLLQRNAV